Proteins co-encoded in one Thermochromatium tepidum ATCC 43061 genomic window:
- a CDS encoding putative CRISPR-associated protein, whose protein sequence is MPVYLCTCGTSAAKKFFGQTPRFDAAWVTEHGGVEAASKVIYNTFRTASMEDETALTRDLSAEIHSLARMGVNDKDTVVLFSSETVDGQACAWAVKRYLEQARPGILCRVEVISGLQVTDAQTFRSAGVLNFTKAVLREIDANGAGQCVLNPTGGFKSLVPYTVLIGMLRGVQAKYIFEQSSALIPLPMMPVEFARSRLEPLRPLLERIQNETAIPRAELDKALPSFAEREILESLFEDVGQGQVSLSPVGFLIWEELERPTALVPYLSRRALDDLLKVRGTEGCNPDDYIARVARSPEQLAVGKHESWSNGLFWLKRGDHTRDRYLVSVEGWRLLVWRIVDHVEYDALLTLNHKTDAGARVVAERRAHYAPFVRMELYED, encoded by the coding sequence ATGCCCGTCTATCTGTGCACCTGCGGCACCAGTGCCGCCAAGAAATTCTTTGGACAAACGCCCCGTTTCGATGCCGCCTGGGTGACTGAACACGGCGGGGTCGAGGCCGCGTCCAAGGTCATCTACAACACCTTCCGCACCGCCAGCATGGAGGATGAAACCGCCCTCACGCGAGACTTATCCGCCGAGATCCACTCGCTGGCCCGCATGGGTGTGAACGACAAGGACACAGTGGTGCTGTTCAGTTCCGAAACGGTCGACGGACAGGCCTGTGCCTGGGCCGTCAAGCGCTATCTGGAGCAGGCCCGTCCGGGGATCCTCTGCCGGGTCGAGGTCATTTCAGGCTTGCAGGTGACGGATGCTCAGACCTTCCGGAGTGCTGGAGTGCTCAATTTCACCAAGGCCGTGCTGCGCGAGATCGACGCCAATGGCGCCGGACAGTGCGTGCTCAACCCCACCGGTGGCTTCAAGAGTCTGGTGCCCTACACGGTGCTGATCGGGATGCTCCGGGGTGTGCAGGCGAAATACATCTTCGAGCAATCCAGCGCCCTGATTCCGCTACCGATGATGCCAGTGGAGTTTGCCCGCTCGCGGCTCGAACCACTGCGCCCGCTGCTGGAGCGCATCCAGAACGAGACGGCCATCCCGCGTGCGGAACTCGACAAGGCGCTGCCGTCGTTCGCGGAGCGCGAGATTCTGGAGTCGCTGTTCGAGGATGTCGGTCAGGGGCAGGTCAGTCTGTCGCCGGTCGGCTTCCTGATCTGGGAGGAGTTGGAGCGGCCCACGGCGCTGGTGCCCTATCTGTCGCGGCGGGCGCTCGATGATTTACTCAAGGTTCGTGGCACTGAAGGTTGCAACCCTGATGACTACATCGCGCGCGTGGCTCGCTCGCCCGAGCAACTGGCGGTCGGCAAACACGAGTCATGGAGCAACGGTTTGTTCTGGCTCAAGCGCGGCGATCATACCCGTGACCGCTATCTGGTCTCGGTCGAGGGCTGGCGACTGCTGGTATGGCGCATCGTCGATCATGTCGAATACGATGCCCTGCTGACCCTGAACCACAAGACCGATGCCGGGGCGCGCGTGGTGGCCGAGCGTCGCGCCCACTACGCCCCCTTTGTTCGTATGGAACTGTACGAAGACTGA
- a CDS encoding DUF29 domain-containing protein, with product MKSSSSLYDLDIVAWANEQAQALRAGRFDRLDLEHLAEEIEDVGKSEQRELISRMAILIGHLLKWCYQPERRGASWESTIRTQRAAIARRLKRTPSLKRTLSDPDWFADAWSDGRDLAVRETGLSDLPLDCPWPLETMLDSDWLPENAQVRNDGQIQAQRPDSLR from the coding sequence ATGAAATCATCATCCAGCTTGTATGACCTTGACATCGTCGCCTGGGCCAACGAGCAGGCACAAGCACTGCGCGCCGGCCGTTTCGACCGGCTCGACCTAGAGCACCTGGCCGAGGAGATCGAGGATGTGGGCAAGAGCGAGCAACGCGAGCTGATCAGCCGCATGGCGATCCTGATCGGGCACTTGCTGAAATGGTGCTACCAGCCCGAGCGGCGCGGTGCTAGTTGGGAATCCACGATCCGCACCCAGCGCGCCGCCATCGCGCGCCGCTTGAAGCGCACGCCCAGTCTGAAACGCACCCTCTCCGATCCCGATTGGTTTGCGGATGCCTGGAGCGACGGGCGCGATCTGGCCGTGCGCGAGACGGGACTATCCGATCTGCCGCTCGATTGCCCCTGGCCGCTGGAGACCATGCTGGACTCCGATTGGCTGCCCGAAAACGCACAGGTTCGCAACGATGGCCAAATCCAAGCACAAAGGCCCGATTCGTTACGATAA